A window of Selenomonas ruminantium subsp. lactilytica TAM6421 contains these coding sequences:
- a CDS encoding sugar porter family MFS transporter, which yields MESISVHAPNEAMEKRASRLKVFIYFAAGMAGLLFGLDQGVISGALPFISQEWNLSSSAQEWVVSSMMVGAAAGAIAASFLAKQIGRKKSLMIGAALFIVGSLGSGLAGSVDLLIISRLVLGLSVGIASYTAPLYLAEMADKDARGKVISGYQLMVTVGILAAFLSDTAFSYTGNWRMMLMVIAIPAVVLIMTVIKLPDSPRWLAAVGRTDEADEVIKSLNPDPKAADEEMADIKESLKVKQAGWQLFKTNSNVRRAVFLGVLLQAMQQFTGFNVIMYYSPKILSLAGFSTTEEQMIGTVINGIVFTLSTFIAIWMVDKSGRKPALKVGFGVMAASMAVVGWCMSLLESGAAATWVSYLAAVMTMVSIAGFGMSAGPIVWVLCSEIQPLKSREFGIACSTMTNWITCAIVGATFLSLVDTLGSAHTFWLYALLNGFFIALTMMYVPETKNVSLEKIEHNLLSGKKLRNIGV from the coding sequence ATGGAGAGCATTTCAGTACACGCCCCCAATGAGGCTATGGAAAAGCGGGCTTCCCGCTTGAAGGTTTTCATCTATTTTGCCGCTGGTATGGCCGGGCTTTTGTTTGGTCTTGACCAGGGTGTTATTTCCGGTGCACTGCCCTTCATCAGTCAGGAGTGGAACCTCAGCAGCAGTGCCCAGGAATGGGTGGTCAGTTCCATGATGGTGGGCGCCGCTGCTGGTGCCATCGCTGCTTCCTTCCTGGCCAAGCAGATTGGCCGCAAGAAGAGCCTGATGATTGGTGCCGCCCTGTTCATTGTCGGTTCCCTTGGTTCCGGACTGGCCGGCAGTGTGGATCTGCTGATCATTTCCCGTCTGGTATTAGGCTTATCCGTAGGTATTGCCTCCTACACGGCGCCACTTTATCTGGCTGAAATGGCAGATAAAGATGCCCGCGGCAAGGTGATTTCCGGCTATCAGCTGATGGTTACCGTTGGTATCCTGGCCGCCTTCCTGTCCGATACGGCCTTCAGCTATACGGGCAACTGGCGCATGATGCTGATGGTCATCGCCATTCCGGCAGTGGTGCTGATCATGACAGTCATCAAATTGCCGGACAGCCCGCGTTGGCTGGCAGCCGTTGGCCGTACAGACGAAGCGGACGAAGTAATCAAGAGCCTGAATCCTGATCCCAAGGCCGCCGATGAAGAAATGGCCGATATCAAGGAATCCCTGAAGGTGAAACAGGCTGGCTGGCAGCTCTTCAAGACCAACAGCAATGTACGCAGAGCCGTATTCTTGGGCGTGCTCCTGCAGGCCATGCAGCAGTTCACCGGTTTCAACGTCATCATGTATTATTCGCCGAAGATCCTGAGCCTGGCCGGATTCTCCACGACAGAGGAACAGATGATCGGCACAGTTATCAATGGTATTGTATTCACCTTATCCACCTTTATCGCCATTTGGATGGTGGATAAGTCCGGCCGTAAACCGGCCCTGAAAGTCGGCTTCGGCGTCATGGCTGCTTCCATGGCCGTTGTGGGCTGGTGCATGTCCCTGCTGGAAAGCGGTGCGGCAGCCACCTGGGTATCCTATCTGGCCGCTGTCATGACCATGGTCAGCATTGCCGGGTTTGGCATGAGTGCCGGCCCCATCGTCTGGGTTCTCTGCTCCGAAATCCAGCCCCTCAAGAGCCGTGAATTCGGTATCGCCTGCTCCACCATGACCAACTGGATCACCTGCGCCATCGTCGGCGCCACCTTCCTTTCCTTGGTGGACACGCTGGGTTCTGCCCACACCTTCTGGCTCTATGCCCTGCTTAATGGCTTCTTCATCGCCCTGACCATGATGTATGTACCGGAAACCAAGAATGTTTCCTTGGAAAAAATCGAACATAATCTCCTTTCCGGTAAAAAATTGCGCAATATTGGTGTATAA
- the xylB gene encoding xylulokinase, whose product MNYLLGVDIGTSATKTVLFDEECHVVTEASAEYPLYQPQNGWAEQNPKDWSAAAVSTIREVLAKAQIDPAAVKGVGLSGQMHGLVMLDEANEVIRPSIIWCDQRTAAECAEITAKIGRERLIEITANPALTGFTASKILWVRNHEPENYRRCRHILLPKDYVRFCMTGDYATEVSDASGMQLLDVPKRQWSDEILEKLAIDKALLPKVYESPEATGHISAEFAQLTGLTTDCVVAGGAGDNAAAAVGTGVVEDGKAFTTIGTSGVVFAHTSEPRIDPQGRVHTFCCAVPGCWHVMGVTQAAGLSLKWFRENLAENMDYNAINEAINSVPRGSRRLLYLPYLMGERTPHLDPDCRGTFFGLSAMHKRADMLRAVMEGVSYSLRDCWDILKEMDVEVTDMMACGGGSKSPIWRQMLADMYDCPVKTGSEAGGPALGVAILAGVAAGIFTDVPSACRKYISTTAVCQPETDAHQYYERGHQLYQKLYQQLKSCYQELSLL is encoded by the coding sequence ATGAACTATTTGCTCGGTGTGGATATCGGTACCTCCGCCACCAAGACGGTATTGTTTGATGAAGAATGCCATGTGGTGACCGAGGCATCCGCAGAATATCCTCTGTATCAGCCCCAGAACGGCTGGGCAGAACAAAATCCCAAAGACTGGTCGGCCGCTGCCGTCAGCACGATCCGCGAAGTACTGGCCAAGGCTCAGATCGATCCGGCTGCTGTCAAGGGCGTCGGCTTATCCGGCCAGATGCATGGCCTGGTGATGCTCGATGAGGCGAACGAGGTCATCCGCCCGTCCATTATCTGGTGCGACCAGCGCACGGCGGCGGAATGTGCAGAGATAACGGCCAAGATTGGCAGAGAGCGGCTCATTGAGATCACCGCCAATCCAGCCCTGACCGGCTTCACCGCATCCAAGATCCTCTGGGTGCGCAATCATGAACCGGAAAATTACCGGCGCTGCCGCCATATCCTGCTGCCTAAGGATTATGTGCGCTTCTGCATGACCGGCGACTATGCTACGGAAGTTTCCGATGCCAGCGGCATGCAGCTGCTCGATGTGCCAAAGCGTCAGTGGTCGGATGAGATTTTGGAAAAGCTTGCTATCGACAAGGCTTTGCTGCCAAAAGTATACGAATCCCCTGAGGCTACCGGCCATATCAGCGCCGAGTTCGCCCAACTGACCGGCCTGACGACGGACTGCGTGGTAGCTGGCGGTGCTGGAGACAATGCAGCCGCAGCCGTGGGCACTGGCGTCGTGGAAGACGGCAAGGCCTTCACGACAATCGGCACCAGCGGCGTGGTCTTCGCCCATACCAGCGAGCCCCGCATCGACCCGCAGGGCCGCGTACATACCTTCTGCTGTGCCGTGCCAGGCTGCTGGCATGTGATGGGGGTAACCCAGGCCGCCGGCCTTTCCCTCAAATGGTTCCGGGAGAACCTGGCGGAGAATATGGATTACAACGCCATCAACGAAGCCATCAACAGCGTGCCCAGAGGCAGCCGCCGGCTTCTCTACCTGCCCTATCTGATGGGCGAGCGCACCCCCCATCTCGATCCGGACTGCCGGGGTACATTCTTCGGTCTGTCCGCCATGCATAAACGGGCCGACATGCTGCGGGCCGTGATGGAAGGCGTCAGCTATTCCCTGCGGGATTGCTGGGATATTCTCAAAGAGATGGACGTGGAAGTCACGGATATGATGGCCTGCGGCGGCGGCAGCAAGAGCCCCATCTGGCGGCAGATGCTGGCCGATATGTATGACTGCCCGGTAAAAACCGGCAGCGAGGCTGGCGGCCCGGCTTTGGGCGTAGCGATCCTGGCTGGCGTAGCAGCAGGCATCTTCACCGATGTGCCCAGCGCCTGCCGCAAATACATCAGTACCACAGCCGTATGCCAGCCGGAAACGGATGCGCATCAATATTACGAACGCGGCCATCAGCTTTACCAAAAACTCTATCAGCAGCTTAAAAGCTGCTATCAGGAATTGTCCTTGTTATAA
- a CDS encoding L-fucose/L-arabinose isomerase family protein → MSMSNIPNVKCGIISVSRDCFIISLSENRRHAIVEAYNKNYGQLYEVQKTVENEKDMLAAVQEAKDAGCNALAVFLGNFGPETPETLIAKEFDGPVMYVAAAEETGKNLINGRGDAYCGMLNCSYNLGLRHLKAFIPEYPVGTAEDLAKMIAEFQPVARTLLGLKDLKIITFGPRPQDFFACNAPIQPLYDLGVEIEENSELDLLVAYRAHKDDPRIKEVAEDMAKELGQEGNPYPEMLPRMAQFELTLLDWAEEHKGARKYVAFADKCWPAFPKEFGFEPCYVNSRMVSRGIPVSCEVDIYGALSEYIGLCVSGDAVTLLDINNSVPKDMYEESIQPGGKYQLEDTFMGFHCGNTPLCKLRKGGVKYQLIQNRLLENGGTPDFTRGTLEGDIADGDITFFRLQSTSDGQLKAYIAQGEILPAATNSFGGIGIFAIPEMGRFYRHVLIEKRFPHHGAVAFGHFGKSLYSIFNYLGIGDISFNQPKGMLYPTENPFA, encoded by the coding sequence ATGTCTATGAGCAACATTCCCAATGTCAAATGTGGTATCATCTCGGTCAGCCGTGACTGCTTCATCATTTCCTTGTCGGAAAACCGCCGTCATGCGATTGTCGAAGCTTATAATAAGAACTATGGCCAGCTGTACGAAGTGCAGAAGACGGTAGAGAATGAAAAAGATATGCTGGCAGCGGTGCAGGAAGCAAAAGATGCGGGCTGTAATGCCCTGGCGGTATTCCTGGGCAACTTTGGCCCGGAAACGCCGGAAACTTTGATTGCCAAAGAATTTGACGGCCCGGTGATGTATGTGGCTGCGGCTGAGGAAACGGGCAAGAACCTCATCAATGGCCGTGGCGATGCTTATTGCGGCATGCTGAATTGTTCCTATAATTTAGGCCTGCGTCATCTGAAAGCCTTCATCCCGGAATATCCGGTGGGCACGGCAGAGGATTTGGCAAAGATGATTGCCGAATTCCAGCCAGTTGCCCGCACTTTGCTGGGCCTCAAGGATCTCAAGATCATCACCTTCGGCCCGCGTCCGCAGGATTTCTTTGCCTGCAATGCCCCGATTCAGCCGCTTTATGATCTCGGTGTGGAAATCGAGGAAAATTCGGAGCTGGATCTCTTGGTAGCTTACCGTGCTCATAAAGATGACCCGCGCATCAAGGAAGTGGCTGAGGACATGGCCAAGGAACTGGGGCAGGAAGGCAATCCCTATCCGGAGATGCTGCCCCGTATGGCTCAGTTTGAACTGACCTTGCTGGATTGGGCCGAAGAACACAAAGGTGCCCGCAAATATGTGGCCTTTGCAGATAAATGCTGGCCGGCATTCCCGAAGGAATTCGGTTTTGAGCCCTGCTATGTCAACAGCCGTATGGTCAGCCGCGGCATCCCGGTATCCTGCGAAGTGGATATCTATGGTGCCCTCAGCGAATACATCGGCCTCTGCGTCAGCGGGGATGCGGTTACGCTTTTGGATATCAATAACTCCGTGCCGAAGGATATGTATGAAGAATCCATCCAGCCCGGTGGCAAGTACCAGCTCGAAGATACCTTCATGGGCTTTCATTGCGGCAATACACCGCTCTGCAAACTGCGCAAGGGCGGCGTGAAATATCAGTTGATCCAGAACCGTCTGCTGGAGAATGGCGGTACGCCGGACTTCACCCGTGGCACGCTGGAAGGCGATATTGCCGATGGGGATATCACGTTCTTCCGTCTGCAGAGCACCTCCGACGGACAGCTCAAGGCTTATATTGCCCAAGGCGAGATCCTGCCGGCAGCTACGAATTCCTTCGGCGGTATCGGCATCTTCGCCATCCCGGAAATGGGCCGCTTCTATCGTCATGTGCTGATCGAGAAACGCTTCCCGCATCATGGCGCTGTGGCTTTCGGCCATTTCGGCAAGAGCCTGTATTCCATCTTCAACTATCTGGGCATTGGGGATATTTCCTTCAACCAGCCGAAAGGCATGCTCTATCCAACAGAAAATCCGTTCGCCTAA
- a CDS encoding IS1182 family transposase has translation MLRNSQQLKLSEFTAIYDRLIPKNHFLRKFNTLVDFSFIQDELEHKYCLDNGRNALSPIMLFKYLLLKVIYNMSDSDLVERSRYDMSFKYFLGLRPEDEVIHPSTLTKFRKLRLQDENILDLLLKKSIQIALENKVIKSKRIIVDATHTKARYNQKSAYERLLEQAKLLRKTVYQTDSPQKKERFPKKVENGSLVDALEYCRQLINTIENDSQMAEMPAIQERLNLLKETVEDHAEHLATSKDEDARIGHKTADTSFFGYKTHIAMTDERLITAAVVTSGERSDGEQLRTLVEKTRAAGLEVQSVIGDTAYSGKENLKFAESKDAPEKSFELIAKLNPVISNGSRVEGSNGFSFNKDAGMFVCPEGHMAIRKARTGRKNNRTNQRMSYYFDIEKCKQCPHCGTCYKEGAKSKIYSVTIKCDLHKKQQEFQETEYFKEQARKRYMIEAKNSEIKHRHGYDIASSAGLIGMELQGALTLFVTNMKRIVKMMEK, from the coding sequence ATGTTACGGAATAGCCAGCAACTCAAGCTTAGTGAATTTACAGCCATCTATGATCGTCTCATTCCCAAAAATCATTTTCTGCGAAAATTTAATACGCTTGTAGATTTTTCTTTCATTCAAGATGAACTGGAGCATAAATATTGCCTGGATAATGGCCGTAATGCTCTTTCTCCCATAATGCTGTTCAAATATCTGCTGTTAAAGGTTATCTACAATATGTCGGATTCCGATTTAGTTGAACGTAGCCGATATGATATGTCATTTAAATATTTTCTGGGACTCCGCCCTGAAGATGAAGTAATCCACCCTTCTACCTTAACCAAATTTCGTAAACTCCGCTTACAAGATGAGAATATTCTGGATTTGTTACTCAAGAAAAGTATCCAAATTGCTTTGGAGAACAAAGTAATCAAGAGCAAACGAATTATTGTAGATGCTACGCATACTAAGGCTCGCTATAACCAGAAATCTGCCTATGAGCGGTTGTTGGAACAAGCCAAGCTATTGCGCAAGACGGTTTACCAGACAGATTCTCCCCAAAAGAAAGAAAGGTTTCCCAAGAAAGTAGAAAATGGCTCACTGGTGGATGCGCTGGAATATTGCCGACAGTTAATCAATACAATAGAAAATGACAGCCAGATGGCAGAAATGCCTGCCATACAGGAGAGGCTGAACTTGCTCAAAGAAACGGTCGAAGACCATGCAGAACATTTGGCCACTTCCAAAGATGAGGACGCCCGAATCGGGCATAAAACAGCAGATACATCCTTCTTTGGCTATAAGACACATATTGCCATGACCGATGAACGGCTGATTACAGCTGCAGTAGTAACCAGTGGCGAGCGCAGTGACGGGGAACAATTAAGAACATTAGTTGAAAAAACCAGAGCAGCCGGACTGGAAGTGCAGAGTGTCATCGGTGATACCGCATACTCCGGCAAAGAAAATCTTAAATTTGCTGAATCGAAAGATGCGCCAGAAAAATCCTTTGAACTGATTGCCAAATTGAATCCTGTTATATCCAACGGCTCCCGTGTTGAAGGCAGCAATGGTTTTTCTTTCAACAAGGATGCGGGAATGTTCGTATGCCCTGAAGGGCATATGGCCATCCGCAAAGCAAGAACTGGACGCAAAAACAATAGAACAAATCAAAGAATGAGCTATTATTTTGACATTGAGAAATGTAAGCAATGCCCACATTGTGGAACCTGTTATAAAGAAGGTGCCAAAAGCAAGATTTATTCCGTTACGATAAAATGCGATTTACACAAGAAACAACAGGAGTTTCAGGAAACAGAATATTTTAAGGAACAGGCTAGAAAGCGTTATATGATAGAAGCTAAAAATAGTGAGATTAAACACAGGCATGGGTATGACATAGCGTCATCCGCAGGCCTGATTGGTATGGAATTACAAGGAGCCCTAACGCTTTTTGTAACAAATATGAAACGAATTGTGAAAATGATGGAGAAATAA
- a CDS encoding phosphoglucomutase, whose amino-acid sequence MIIPEKNLMKLANGSDVRGVAIEGVPDEPVTLSVEAANVITSGFLDFLAEKLGKKKKDLRIAVGHDSRLSAGELKKAVLNALTSAGVVAVDCGMASTPAMFMSIVFPETKMDGSIMITASHLPYNRNGLKFFTKDGGVEHDEVITILKNASRNPVVEGDLTKVQKYDLIERYGHHLRKKIRQALGGENEPLKGMHVVVDAGNGAGGFFASQVLGRLGADTSGSVFLEPDGNFPNHIPNPENKQAMAAIKKAVLDSHADLGLIFDTDVDRMSAVLKNGKEISRNALIAMMAAILAPDYPGSTIITDSVTSDELTVFLEKELGLKHLRYMRGYKNVIDECIRQNKAGTVSPLAIETSGHGALSENYYLDDGAYLAVKLLIAAAKARAKGKKLSDLVARLGEPVEGQEFRLKIKGEENFRAYGEGVLKTFEERAVEAGIKIAKPSYEGVRLVFPDGWALLRMSLHDPNMPLNVESRKAGGVQVIADQVKELLSGFNSLDLSVFEK is encoded by the coding sequence ATGATTATTCCAGAAAAAAATCTGATGAAACTGGCTAACGGCAGCGATGTGCGCGGCGTAGCCATTGAAGGAGTGCCTGATGAACCGGTGACCTTGAGCGTGGAAGCTGCCAATGTCATCACCAGCGGTTTCCTGGATTTTCTGGCTGAAAAGCTCGGCAAGAAGAAAAAGGACCTGCGCATTGCGGTGGGGCATGATTCCCGCCTGTCTGCCGGAGAGCTGAAGAAAGCCGTGCTGAACGCCCTGACGTCTGCCGGGGTTGTGGCAGTGGACTGCGGCATGGCTTCTACGCCGGCCATGTTCATGTCCATCGTGTTCCCCGAAACCAAGATGGATGGTTCCATCATGATCACAGCCAGCCATTTGCCCTATAACCGCAATGGCCTGAAATTCTTCACCAAAGATGGTGGCGTGGAACATGATGAAGTCATCACCATCCTGAAAAATGCCTCCCGTAACCCTGTGGTGGAAGGGGATCTGACGAAAGTACAGAAATATGACCTGATCGAGCGCTATGGCCATCATCTGCGCAAGAAGATCCGTCAGGCTCTGGGCGGGGAGAATGAACCCCTTAAGGGCATGCATGTTGTGGTGGATGCCGGTAACGGCGCAGGCGGCTTCTTTGCTTCGCAGGTGCTGGGGCGTTTGGGTGCCGATACTTCCGGCAGTGTGTTCCTGGAACCGGACGGCAACTTCCCCAACCATATCCCCAATCCGGAGAACAAGCAGGCCATGGCTGCTATCAAGAAAGCAGTGCTGGACAGCCACGCTGATCTGGGCCTGATCTTTGATACGGACGTTGACCGCATGAGCGCCGTGCTGAAAAATGGCAAGGAAATCAGCCGCAATGCCCTGATTGCCATGATGGCTGCCATTTTGGCTCCGGACTATCCGGGCAGCACCATCATCACGGACTCCGTGACCAGCGATGAACTGACTGTCTTCCTGGAAAAAGAACTGGGGCTCAAGCATCTGCGTTATATGCGTGGCTACAAGAATGTCATTGACGAATGCATCCGCCAGAACAAGGCGGGCACGGTTTCGCCGCTGGCCATCGAGACATCCGGCCATGGTGCCCTGTCCGAGAACTATTATCTCGATGACGGCGCTTATCTGGCTGTGAAGCTGTTGATCGCCGCTGCCAAGGCCCGGGCAAAGGGGAAGAAATTGTCTGACTTGGTGGCACGTTTGGGCGAGCCTGTGGAAGGGCAGGAATTCCGCCTGAAAATCAAGGGCGAGGAAAACTTCCGCGCTTATGGTGAAGGCGTGCTCAAGACCTTCGAGGAACGTGCCGTGGAAGCAGGCATCAAGATTGCCAAGCCTTCCTATGAAGGCGTGCGGCTGGTATTCCCGGACGGCTGGGCACTGTTGCGCATGTCCCTGCATGATCCCAATATGCCGCTGAATGTGGAAAGCCGCAAAGCTGGCGGTGTACAGGTTATCGCTGATCAAGTAAAGGAGTTGCTCTCCGGCTTCAACAGCCTGGATCTGAGCGTGTTTGAGAAATAA
- a CDS encoding FadR/GntR family transcriptional regulator, with product MAKATLAEATAQTIIRYIIDNKLMPGDKLPTEPVFMEKLGVGRGTLREGIKLLAARNILDIRQGAGSFVSPKRGIPDDPLGLTFIYDDNEMVVDMLDVRLQFEPHVAKMAASQATPEQKKEIMAQADEVERCIKAGESYIAADARFHRLIAEASGNRGFGNLTYILNTSIAKNIEVTKDAQRDSNTVHYHRKIAQAINDGVIEDAGSFMTMHLLLLREFVRENMK from the coding sequence ATGGCTAAAGCAACACTGGCGGAGGCAACGGCACAGACGATCATCCGCTATATAATCGATAACAAATTGATGCCCGGAGACAAGCTGCCCACAGAACCGGTGTTCATGGAAAAACTAGGGGTAGGCAGAGGCACGCTGCGGGAAGGGATAAAGCTGTTGGCGGCCAGGAATATCCTGGATATCCGCCAGGGGGCAGGATCCTTTGTTTCTCCTAAGCGGGGCATTCCCGATGATCCCCTAGGGCTGACCTTTATCTACGATGATAATGAGATGGTGGTGGATATGCTGGATGTGCGCCTGCAGTTTGAGCCCCATGTGGCTAAGATGGCGGCAAGTCAGGCGACGCCGGAGCAAAAAAAAGAGATAATGGCTCAGGCCGATGAGGTGGAACGCTGCATCAAGGCCGGCGAATCCTATATTGCCGCTGATGCCCGCTTCCATCGCCTGATCGCTGAGGCCAGCGGTAACCGGGGGTTCGGGAATCTTACGTATATCCTCAATACATCCATTGCCAAGAATATCGAAGTCACCAAGGATGCCCAGCGTGACAGCAATACCGTGCATTATCATCGCAAGATTGCCCAGGCAATCAATGATGGAGTCATTGAAGATGCGGGCAGCTTCATGACGATGCATTTGCTTCTCCTGCGGGAGTTTGTGCGGGAAAATATGAAATAA
- a CDS encoding LutC/YkgG family protein produces MEKVCADWPAKAFDEQLVSGKYWDEFAENTKAAATELIHAGTWQEAEQLLQGLVKDMEAKEILAVGGEENPRLGMMYQHLQSNGRTVYTDKFDIAEHAPQADLGISTAEFGVGESGSVCVDTASYESRVTGMLPPTHIVFLQADHMVKNIDTAFRVIAKVYKKGYMGFITGPSRTADIERVLSLGVHGPGRFIVIAVDEPAQRRA; encoded by the coding sequence ATGGAAAAAGTATGTGCAGATTGGCCGGCAAAAGCATTTGATGAGCAGCTGGTCAGCGGTAAATACTGGGACGAATTCGCCGAGAATACCAAGGCGGCGGCCACAGAGCTGATCCATGCCGGTACCTGGCAGGAAGCTGAGCAGCTTCTGCAGGGACTGGTGAAAGATATGGAGGCCAAGGAAATTCTGGCTGTAGGTGGGGAAGAAAATCCGCGTTTAGGTATGATGTATCAGCATCTGCAGAGCAATGGCCGCACGGTCTATACGGATAAATTTGACATTGCTGAACATGCACCGCAGGCGGATCTTGGCATTTCCACAGCAGAATTCGGCGTAGGGGAGAGCGGCAGCGTCTGTGTGGATACAGCCTCCTACGAGTCCCGGGTTACAGGCATGCTGCCTCCGACACATATTGTTTTCCTGCAGGCTGACCATATGGTGAAGAACATCGACACAGCCTTCCGGGTGATTGCCAAGGTTTACAAGAAGGGCTATATGGGCTTTATCACTGGCCCGTCCCGCACGGCAGACATTGAACGCGTACTGAGCCTCGGGGTACATGGCCCCGGCCGCTTTATCGTGATTGCCGTTGATGAACCAGCACAGAGGAGGGCTTGA
- the ldhH gene encoding L-lactate dehydrogenase (quinone) large subunit LdhH encodes MAVKEKRNIRKEIHNKLDDNVMQGALAKFTSEYPMARLKAYANVDSIDDLRDDLRTMKRWAVDHIDALADEFQHSVEERGGKVFRAADGDEVKKILLQICEENGVQRIVKSKSMATEEIKLNGALENAGLHVRETDLGEWMLSVAGQKPSHMVMPAIHLNKEQCAGFFEQELHEEVPSDISYMIHTARRVLREEFLHADLGITGANFGIAENGAIGLVTNEGNARLVTTTPKIHVVLIGYEKLIPKVKDAAKILRLLPRNGTCQRMTSYMTMVSGPTPIIYKKDGKWVEENRKQYVILLDNGRLAAAKDPKMKQVYQCVRCASCLNVCPIWRMVGGHVYGHIYSGGIGAILTGLLGNMEAFSKFSDLCIGCRQCTTICPGEIPIPDLIDELRARYVKKYGLSMPEKTAFQHILTHRKVFHSLLRIGSVAQKPVQSGKFIRHLPLFFSGMTDGRSLPAIAAKPLRDRTEDLCKHNPKNPVMTAAFFSGCNMDFVFPDTGESVVKVLQDLNIAVTYPQEQTCCGKPVLGMGDRDTGKVIAKQNIEALEATGADVIISACPTCAETLERTYKELFKDDVQWRARAEAVAGKVREFTSFVAEQYKAQGRTLPQAERGSRITYHDSCHMRRGLGVWQQPRELIKMTGADFVEMKDSDRCCGMAGAFGVKYSEISKPILHDKLENIGNTKADTVAVACPACMMQIGGGLNQQNPSVRVKHVADILAECIAER; translated from the coding sequence ATGGCTGTAAAGGAAAAACGCAATATCCGCAAGGAAATCCATAATAAACTTGACGATAATGTCATGCAGGGGGCTTTGGCTAAATTCACCTCCGAATATCCCATGGCCCGCCTCAAAGCCTATGCCAATGTGGACAGCATCGATGACCTGCGGGATGACCTGCGCACCATGAAGCGCTGGGCCGTTGACCATATTGATGCGTTGGCTGACGAGTTCCAGCATTCTGTCGAGGAACGCGGCGGCAAGGTGTTCCGGGCGGCCGATGGGGATGAAGTCAAGAAGATCCTGCTGCAGATCTGCGAGGAAAACGGCGTGCAGCGCATCGTCAAATCCAAATCCATGGCCACCGAGGAAATCAAGCTCAATGGTGCCTTGGAAAATGCTGGCCTGCATGTAAGGGAGACAGATCTGGGCGAATGGATGCTTTCCGTTGCCGGGCAGAAACCTTCCCATATGGTTATGCCGGCTATCCATCTGAACAAGGAACAGTGCGCTGGTTTCTTCGAACAGGAACTGCACGAGGAGGTGCCCAGCGATATCTCCTATATGATCCATACGGCCCGCCGTGTGCTGCGGGAGGAATTCCTGCATGCGGACCTGGGCATCACAGGGGCCAACTTCGGTATCGCCGAAAACGGTGCCATCGGTCTGGTGACCAATGAAGGCAATGCCCGTCTGGTCACCACTACGCCGAAGATCCATGTGGTGCTGATCGGCTATGAAAAATTAATCCCGAAGGTCAAGGATGCAGCCAAGATCCTGCGCCTGCTGCCCCGCAACGGCACCTGCCAGCGCATGACCAGCTATATGACCATGGTGTCCGGCCCAACCCCCATCATCTACAAGAAAGATGGCAAATGGGTGGAAGAGAACCGCAAGCAGTATGTGATCCTGCTGGATAACGGGCGTCTCGCAGCAGCCAAGGATCCCAAGATGAAACAGGTCTATCAGTGCGTGCGCTGCGCATCCTGCCTCAATGTCTGCCCCATCTGGCGCATGGTGGGCGGCCATGTTTACGGTCATATCTATTCCGGCGGCATCGGTGCCATCCTGACAGGGCTTCTGGGCAATATGGAGGCCTTCTCCAAGTTCAGCGATCTCTGCATTGGCTGCCGTCAGTGCACCACCATCTGCCCGGGTGAAATTCCCATCCCGGATCTCATCGACGAATTGCGGGCACGGTATGTGAAGAAATATGGTCTTTCCATGCCGGAAAAAACCGCATTCCAACATATCCTTACACACCGCAAGGTGTTCCACTCTCTCCTGCGCATCGGCTCCGTGGCTCAGAAGCCCGTGCAGTCCGGCAAGTTCATCCGCCATCTGCCTTTGTTCTTCTCTGGCATGACAGATGGCAGAAGCCTACCGGCAATTGCGGCCAAGCCTTTGCGTGACAGGACGGAGGATCTGTGCAAGCATAATCCTAAGAATCCTGTGATGACGGCAGCGTTCTTCAGCGGCTGTAATATGGACTTTGTCTTCCCGGATACGGGTGAATCTGTGGTCAAGGTCCTGCAGGATCTCAATATCGCCGTCACCTATCCCCAGGAACAGACCTGCTGCGGCAAGCCGGTGCTGGGCATGGGTGACCGGGATACAGGCAAGGTCATTGCCAAGCAGAACATCGAGGCGCTGGAAGCTACTGGTGCAGATGTGATCATCAGTGCCTGCCCCACCTGCGCGGAAACCTTGGAGCGCACTTATAAGGAGCTATTCAAGGATGATGTGCAGTGGAGAGCAAGAGCAGAAGCTGTGGCCGGCAAGGTCCGCGAGTTCACGAGTTTCGTGGCTGAGCAGTACAAGGCTCAGGGCCGTACCCTGCCGCAGGCTGAACGCGGCAGCCGCATCACCTATCACGATTCCTGTCATATGCGCCGCGGTTTGGGTGTTTGGCAGCAGCCGCGGGAACTCATCAAGATGACGGGGGCTGACTTCGTGGAGATGAAGGACAGCGACCGCTGCTGCGGCATGGCGGGTGCTTTCGGTGTGAAATACAGCGAAATCTCCAAGCCGATACTCCATGACAAACTGGAGAATATCGGCAACACCAAGGCCGATACGGTGGCTGTAGCCTGCCCCGCCTGCATGATGCAGATCGGCGGTGGCCTCAACCAGCAGAATCCCAGTGTCCGCGTCAAACATGTAGCCGATATCCTGGCAGAATGCATTGCGGAACGATAA